A window from Pedosphaera parvula Ellin514 encodes these proteins:
- a CDS encoding Eco57I restriction-modification methylase domain-containing protein: MTFPSIRIEGTILSGELLAKLDSADTLGQRPADFGFDSQSKLKDEIVRSWTAGQAFYTAFQHKLTSVKEGAAATSETRNQWIIPLLGLLGYAELEFQSQSEPVGDKPFRISHHLRSHGGFHVHIVGARESLDKKATTGPRVSPHSHLQEYLNLTEHLYGVVTNGKLLRLLRDSTRLIKLSYVEFDLDRMFSEELFADFAVLYRLLHVTRLPRSPEKSVESLLERYHQDALESGARIRDGLSIAVEQVIQELGSGFLARNESLQAAIANNSVTARDLYYALLRLIYRLLFLMVAEERGLLFSEAATQRQRRLYTDHYSIGRLRRIAERRSLADSTKHDLWRGLRSSFRLFETDGPGAPLGLTGLGGQLFSAAALGPLQAAEIDNGTLLSALAKLSLFRQPDTGQFSRVNYGALATEEFGSVYERLLELHPVIHPATNTLPSHFAFKQAAGNERKTSGSYYTPSSLVECLLDSALDPVLEDRLKNFARLGFKSADQAVIALKVCDPACGSGHFLIAAAQRIARRLALLRSNGDEPSVSELRHTLREVISHCIYGVDINPMSVELCKVGLWLEAMEAGKPLSFLDHHVRCGNSLLGATPALIAEGVPDDAFTAIEGDDKKACAVLKKLNARERRGFGELFALEDRATFEQLQQAAVAVENLPDDSVRAVEQKSAAFEQLQHNCDFEKATDLANLWCAAFVIRKRMADGEPPLAPAAPSAATEAQTAATQTGLFGETFQESAGKAKTPAKATTQPSGLAEAVGITSGHLRDFAKSVALPDDMMKEVQQLARQYNFFHWHLAFPEVFQRGGFGVILGNPPWERVKLQEKEWFAERRPEIAEAPNTAARKRLIESLKTETPALHTEFQNALRQAEGESHVMRTSGLYPLCGRGDINLYAVFAERMRNSLGEAGRLGAVLPSGIATDDTTKFFFQDVVERRSLVSLFDFENRLGLFAAVDSRMKFCLFTSGSPVGGLVHAAEFVFFAHDVADLRDQQRRFSLTAEDIARLNPNTRTCPIFRSRRDADLTKVIYFRVAVLFREEPKEENPWSIRFNTMFHMSSDSHLFRTREQLEVEGWKLEKNIFFRAGAEYLPLYEAKMTAPFDHRAADVVLSETALVRQGQSEALDKAAHINPARLPLPRYWVAKQAVLEALSSEKPNSLLGFTDVTSPTNERTMLATVLPIAGVGHTKPLIFSPLHPTLMACLMSNLNSFAFDYCARQKVGGIHFTYFYLKQLPVLTPTIYTQQCAWSGGARTLKDWLMPRVLELIYTAWDLEAFAQDCGWSGPPFRWDEERRFRLRCELDAAFFHLYGLNRDDTAYILDTFPIVKRMTRKARPLPHQDRISTLRCFADSQRHWQAFVSRGIRRQQMRSACHPPMETASAKPQTSPEFASFAEAYPSNAADKLVCALTLEIVAWRENIPSSDHLDALILATHPDLCRVFMSSGSKSQLDSWTASIKAELKAIHSKGLKWVQCLSYLEEHRSALKIGRTETGRPIHQGVHFDSTHQSFPCQHGALAVFALSLLDSLRERRQKNSLSPEQTAAVETFDQLHSKYALA; encoded by the coding sequence ATGACATTCCCCTCCATCCGCATCGAAGGCACGATTCTCTCCGGCGAACTGCTGGCGAAGCTCGATTCTGCCGACACGCTCGGTCAGCGGCCTGCTGATTTCGGCTTCGATTCGCAAAGCAAATTGAAGGACGAAATCGTCCGTTCCTGGACGGCGGGACAGGCGTTCTACACAGCATTTCAGCACAAGCTCACCAGTGTCAAGGAAGGCGCAGCCGCCACGTCCGAGACGCGAAATCAATGGATCATCCCGCTTCTCGGTTTACTTGGCTACGCGGAACTTGAATTCCAATCGCAGTCCGAACCCGTTGGCGACAAGCCCTTCCGTATCTCGCACCACCTGCGTAGTCACGGCGGATTTCATGTCCATATTGTCGGTGCACGTGAGTCGCTAGACAAAAAAGCGACCACTGGCCCACGCGTCAGTCCGCACTCGCATTTGCAGGAATACCTTAACCTCACCGAGCACCTATACGGCGTTGTCACCAACGGCAAACTTCTGCGGTTGCTTCGTGATTCCACACGGCTCATCAAACTATCCTACGTCGAGTTCGATCTCGACCGGATGTTCAGTGAGGAACTGTTCGCCGACTTCGCGGTTCTTTACCGCCTCCTGCACGTCACGCGTCTGCCGCGCTCGCCGGAGAAATCCGTCGAGTCCCTGCTCGAACGTTATCATCAGGACGCTCTCGAATCCGGCGCACGTATCCGCGATGGCTTAAGCATAGCCGTTGAGCAAGTCATTCAGGAGCTTGGCTCTGGCTTCCTCGCCCGAAACGAAAGTCTGCAAGCCGCTATTGCCAATAATTCCGTCACCGCCCGCGATCTGTATTACGCGCTGCTCCGGCTCATCTACCGGTTGCTCTTCTTGATGGTAGCGGAAGAACGCGGCCTCCTATTCAGCGAAGCCGCCACGCAGCGCCAGCGCCGCCTTTACACCGACCATTACAGCATCGGTCGCTTGCGCCGTATTGCCGAACGTCGCTCGCTCGCTGATTCCACCAAGCACGACCTCTGGCGCGGACTGCGAAGCAGCTTCCGCCTGTTCGAGACCGACGGCCCTGGCGCTCCACTCGGACTGACTGGACTCGGCGGACAACTTTTCTCCGCCGCCGCGCTCGGTCCGCTCCAAGCCGCCGAGATCGACAACGGAACGCTCCTCTCCGCGCTTGCCAAGCTCTCGCTCTTTCGCCAGCCGGACACCGGGCAGTTTTCGCGCGTGAACTACGGTGCGCTCGCCACGGAAGAGTTCGGCTCGGTGTATGAACGCCTGCTGGAACTCCACCCCGTCATTCATCCCGCCACAAACACGCTCCCGTCGCACTTCGCCTTCAAGCAAGCCGCTGGCAACGAGCGCAAGACCAGCGGCAGCTATTATACGCCCTCCAGCCTGGTCGAATGCTTGCTCGACTCCGCGCTGGACCCAGTGCTCGAAGACCGCCTGAAGAACTTTGCCAGGCTCGGCTTCAAATCCGCCGACCAAGCTGTAATCGCCTTGAAAGTCTGCGACCCAGCCTGCGGTAGCGGCCATTTCCTCATCGCCGCTGCGCAACGAATCGCCCGCCGCCTTGCACTTCTCCGCTCCAATGGCGATGAGCCAAGTGTGAGTGAACTTCGCCACACCCTTCGTGAAGTCATCAGCCATTGCATCTATGGCGTGGACATCAATCCTATGTCCGTCGAGTTGTGCAAAGTCGGCCTCTGGCTCGAAGCGATGGAGGCGGGCAAACCACTCTCCTTCCTCGACCATCACGTCCGGTGCGGCAACAGTCTCCTCGGCGCGACGCCTGCGCTCATTGCCGAAGGCGTTCCCGACGACGCCTTCACCGCCATCGAGGGAGACGACAAGAAAGCATGCGCTGTTCTCAAGAAACTAAACGCCCGCGAACGTCGCGGCTTTGGCGAACTCTTCGCGCTCGAAGACCGCGCCACGTTCGAGCAACTGCAACAAGCCGCCGTGGCCGTCGAAAACCTGCCTGACGATTCCGTACGCGCCGTCGAGCAAAAGTCCGCTGCCTTCGAGCAACTCCAGCACAACTGCGATTTTGAAAAGGCCACGGACCTCGCCAATCTCTGGTGCGCCGCATTCGTCATCCGCAAACGAATGGCCGATGGTGAACCGCCTCTCGCGCCCGCCGCACCCTCCGCCGCCACCGAGGCTCAAACTGCCGCAACGCAAACCGGACTGTTCGGTGAGACGTTTCAGGAATCAGCCGGGAAGGCCAAGACTCCCGCGAAAGCGACCACCCAGCCCTCCGGTCTGGCCGAAGCCGTCGGTATCACCAGCGGCCATCTCCGCGATTTTGCCAAAAGCGTGGCCTTGCCGGATGACATGATGAAGGAAGTCCAGCAACTCGCCAGACAATACAACTTCTTCCATTGGCATCTCGCGTTCCCGGAAGTTTTCCAGCGTGGCGGGTTTGGCGTGATTTTGGGTAATCCACCTTGGGAGCGCGTAAAGTTGCAGGAAAAGGAATGGTTCGCTGAACGCCGACCGGAGATTGCTGAAGCGCCCAATACCGCCGCGCGCAAACGGCTCATTGAATCACTCAAAACGGAAACGCCCGCACTGCACACAGAGTTCCAAAACGCACTCCGCCAGGCTGAGGGCGAAAGTCATGTCATGCGGACCAGCGGCCTCTACCCGCTTTGCGGACGAGGTGACATCAACCTCTATGCAGTGTTCGCCGAACGAATGAGGAACAGTCTTGGAGAAGCAGGCCGGTTGGGCGCGGTTTTGCCCAGCGGTATTGCCACCGATGACACGACTAAGTTCTTCTTTCAGGATGTAGTCGAGCGCCGATCTCTCGTGAGTCTCTTTGACTTCGAGAATCGTCTGGGGCTCTTCGCGGCCGTGGATAGCCGGATGAAGTTCTGCCTTTTTACAAGTGGTAGCCCGGTTGGTGGGCTAGTTCACGCAGCCGAGTTCGTATTCTTCGCCCATGACGTGGCAGACTTGCGCGACCAGCAGCGGCGGTTCTCTCTCACTGCTGAGGACATTGCTCGACTCAATCCCAACACGCGCACTTGCCCCATCTTTCGCTCTCGCCGTGACGCTGATCTGACCAAAGTAATCTACTTTCGCGTGGCCGTGCTGTTCCGCGAAGAACCAAAAGAGGAAAACCCTTGGAGCATCCGTTTCAACACGATGTTTCACATGTCGAGCGATTCACATCTGTTCCGCACACGGGAGCAGTTGGAAGTTGAAGGTTGGAAATTGGAAAAAAACATTTTCTTCCGTGCTGGAGCAGAATATTTACCTCTTTACGAAGCGAAGATGACAGCGCCATTTGACCACCGTGCCGCCGATGTGGTTCTAAGCGAGACAGCGTTAGTTCGGCAAGGACAGAGCGAGGCTTTGGATAAAGCGGCGCACATTAATCCCGCGAGGCTTCCTCTGCCGCGTTACTGGGTAGCGAAGCAAGCAGTCCTTGAGGCGCTGAGCAGCGAAAAACCAAATTCATTGCTCGGTTTCACGGACGTTACCAGCCCAACCAATGAGCGGACGATGCTGGCGACGGTTTTACCGATTGCAGGTGTCGGACACACGAAGCCTCTGATTTTCTCGCCACTACATCCGACGCTGATGGCGTGTCTGATGTCAAACTTGAACAGTTTTGCTTTCGACTATTGCGCGAGACAAAAGGTTGGCGGAATCCATTTCACCTACTTTTATTTGAAGCAGCTTCCTGTTCTCACACCAACCATCTACACCCAACAGTGCGCATGGAGCGGTGGCGCGCGGACCCTCAAGGACTGGCTGATGCCGCGCGTGCTGGAGCTGATCTACACGGCGTGGGACCTGGAGGCGTTCGCGCAGGACTGCGGTTGGTCTGGCCCTCCGTTCCGGTGGGACGAGGAGCGCCGCTTCCGACTCCGGTGCGAACTCGACGCCGCCTTCTTCCACCTCTACGGCCTGAACCGCGACGATACCGCGTACATCCTCGATACCTTCCCCATCGTGAAGCGGATGACGAGAAAAGCACGGCCACTACCGCACCAAGACCGCATCTCGACTCTACGATGCTTCGCCGATAGCCAGCGGCACTGGCAGGCGTTTGTCAGTCGTGGAATCCGCCGCCAGCAGATGCGCAGTGCCTGCCATCCGCCAATGGAAACTGCCTCTGCCAAGCCGCAGACTTCTCCCGAGTTTGCATCGTTCGCAGAAGCCTATCCTTCAAACGCGGCCGACAAGCTTGTTTGTGCCCTCACATTGGAAATCGTCGCATGGCGAGAAAACATACCGAGCAGCGATCATCTCGACGCGCTGATTCTTGCGACTCATCCGGATTTGTGCCGAGTCTTCATGAGCAGTGGTAGCAAATCCCAATTGGATTCATGGACCGCATCCATAAAAGCCGAACTCAAGGCGATCCACTCCAAAGGTTTGAAGTGGGTTCAATGTCTCAGTTATTTGGAGGAGCACCGGAGTGCACTCAAGATCGGAAGAACTGAAACTGGTCGTCCCATTCATCAAGGGGTGCATTTTGATTCGACCCACCAGTCGTTTCCATGTCAGCACGGGGCGCTGGCTGTCTTTGCCCTCAGTCTCCTGGATTCTTTAAGGGAAAGGCGGCAAAAGAATTCGCTGTCCCCAGAACAAACCGCAGCTGTTGAAACCTTTGACCAATTGCACAGCAAATATGCCCTGGCATAA
- a CDS encoding DUF4365 domain-containing protein — protein sequence MNPKFLAQATFQGATWDYMAAFQTKAGRLINITVKVIATEKPIPEEMIFVMSNKQANEILNSNLPILIVVVDVKTNSIACNWVSKATVSHSSRLNGDARIRFPALKVDQGTVGKLIFDIEKM from the coding sequence TTGAATCCCAAGTTTCTAGCTCAGGCAACTTTCCAAGGTGCCACCTGGGACTACATGGCTGCTTTCCAGACAAAAGCAGGGCGGCTAATCAACATCACGGTGAAAGTCATTGCGACAGAGAAGCCGATTCCTGAAGAAATGATTTTTGTAATGTCCAACAAACAAGCAAATGAGATTCTAAATTCTAACTTACCCATTCTTATCGTTGTCGTGGACGTAAAGACTAACTCAATCGCGTGTAACTGGGTTTCTAAAGCGACAGTTTCACACTCGTCGCGGCTTAACGGAGATGCCCGAATTCGATTCCCAGCTTTGAAGGTGGATCAAGGGACAGTTGGGAAACTCATCTTTGATATTGAGAAGATGTAA
- a CDS encoding SMODS domain-containing nucleotidyltransferase, with product MNTVSDALKSLLNRIQPTGGEVQAAAKHFETIKTRLETVFAARKFPKAGSFSRGTFIRGRSDVDVFAQIPLDEVWWGSEWKSSFTILDRFRKEIAARLPSTKVGRDVHAIVVEFWDMDIDVVPAAWGGFSKEYKRPLYYVPDGNGRWMLTSPDIHNGYIALKNQESGGKLRAVAQLFKFWRVCRDPAIPISSFHIEMVLASEGICNGVKSYAECMTELLQRMAERDCAGILDPYRINGNIAATKSEAQRAMALASVKNSRDHAKAALIAERNGKVDEALGQWNYVFNYKLFR from the coding sequence ATGAACACAGTTTCAGACGCTTTGAAAAGCCTCCTAAATCGAATCCAGCCGACTGGCGGGGAGGTTCAGGCAGCGGCAAAACATTTTGAGACGATCAAGACGCGGCTCGAAACGGTTTTCGCGGCGAGGAAATTCCCCAAAGCCGGGAGCTTTAGCCGAGGGACTTTCATCCGGGGACGGAGCGATGTTGATGTGTTCGCCCAAATACCACTCGACGAGGTTTGGTGGGGCAGTGAATGGAAGTCATCCTTCACGATACTCGACAGGTTCCGGAAGGAGATCGCCGCGCGTCTGCCGAGCACCAAGGTTGGGCGAGACGTTCACGCAATCGTCGTTGAGTTCTGGGACATGGATATTGATGTCGTGCCCGCAGCTTGGGGCGGTTTTTCCAAGGAATACAAACGTCCGCTCTATTACGTTCCCGATGGAAATGGGCGTTGGATGCTCACTAGCCCGGATATTCATAACGGCTACATCGCGTTAAAGAATCAGGAGAGTGGCGGGAAACTTCGGGCGGTAGCACAGCTTTTCAAATTCTGGCGCGTCTGCCGTGATCCCGCGATTCCGATTTCATCATTTCACATCGAAATGGTTTTGGCGAGTGAAGGAATTTGCAACGGAGTCAAGAGTTACGCCGAGTGCATGACCGAGTTGCTTCAAAGGATGGCGGAGCGGGATTGCGCTGGCATTCTTGATCCCTATCGCATCAACGGCAACATTGCGGCGACCAAGTCTGAGGCGCAACGCGCGATGGCCTTGGCGTCGGTGAAAAACTCCCGCGATCATGCGAAGGCGGCGCTTATTGCAGAGCGCAACGGAAAAGTGGATGAGGCGCTGGGTCAGTGGAACTACGTTTTCAACTACAAGTTGTTCAGATGA
- a CDS encoding S-4TM family putative pore-forming effector yields MNQPETLCDIPEKQNIERSLKHIAAWSHLYGHAKVVAGWQLILSVPCALVMSLVALRWPEAKTVTTPFSLLFGWIDVLWLDRIQSDRKKVAAKMQEQFDCELFGLGWNEIRCSSPPETEELNEAADAFRRKDPKANHRDWYPVEVGRLPSSLARLICQRAAVWWDMSQRRKYARWLVAAVATLVVGVVAISFTADQRVRDMVLSVYVPIAPAVVWAVRECIRQRDAVSALEKLKGQIEKVFARAISGKQNFGEIDRLARHIQDMICDGRSRNPLFFNFIYRRLRPDHELRMNEKAEEMVEEALAKQEHWK; encoded by the coding sequence ATGAACCAACCTGAAACCCTCTGTGATATTCCCGAAAAGCAGAACATCGAGCGTTCGCTGAAGCACATTGCTGCTTGGTCGCATCTCTACGGGCACGCGAAGGTCGTGGCTGGCTGGCAGTTGATCCTGTCCGTTCCGTGTGCCTTGGTGATGTCGTTGGTTGCTTTACGATGGCCAGAGGCGAAGACCGTGACCACGCCGTTCTCCCTCCTCTTTGGGTGGATTGATGTTTTGTGGCTGGACCGAATCCAAAGCGACCGCAAGAAAGTTGCTGCAAAAATGCAGGAGCAATTCGATTGCGAGTTATTCGGTCTAGGTTGGAATGAAATCCGTTGTTCTAGTCCACCGGAAACGGAGGAACTGAACGAAGCTGCTGACGCTTTCAGACGAAAAGACCCCAAGGCGAATCACCGAGATTGGTATCCCGTGGAAGTTGGTCGCCTTCCGTCTTCTCTCGCACGCCTCATTTGCCAGAGGGCGGCAGTCTGGTGGGACATGTCGCAGCGGCGCAAATATGCTCGCTGGCTTGTTGCTGCCGTCGCCACGCTTGTGGTTGGCGTCGTGGCGATTTCCTTTACCGCTGACCAGCGGGTTCGTGACATGGTGCTTTCAGTTTATGTGCCGATTGCCCCGGCTGTAGTTTGGGCCGTTAGGGAGTGTATTCGACAGAGGGATGCCGTCTCAGCGTTGGAGAAATTGAAAGGTCAGATTGAGAAGGTTTTCGCCAGGGCAATTTCCGGAAAGCAAAATTTCGGCGAAATCGATCGGCTTGCCAGACACATCCAGGATATGATTTGTGACGGCAGATCACGGAATCCATTGTTCTTCAATTTCATTTACCGCCGTCTTCGTCCAGACCACGAGTTGCGAATGAACGAAAAGGCCGAGGAGATGGTTGAGGAAGCTTTGGCAAAGCAGGAGCACTGGAAATGA
- a CDS encoding TIGR02391 family protein, giving the protein MNPVRFVGQTSRFEEVRHRLNVVISFVGLQLGEDGRIRVATAARTLSEAAQRAGRLRKLLEQRQVHGDVLAFCREELLKDNYFHAVFEATKSVADKIRTKSGLLSDGAELVDQAFSLKNPVLAINSLRIETEQSEHKGFANLLKGVFGTFRNVTAHAPKIHWTIEEQDALDLLTMVSYLHRRLDRSAKVIKS; this is encoded by the coding sequence ATGAACCCTGTTCGCTTCGTGGGCCAGACAAGCCGGTTTGAGGAAGTTCGTCACCGTCTGAATGTGGTGATTTCATTCGTGGGGCTTCAACTTGGCGAAGATGGGAGAATCCGTGTCGCAACAGCAGCTCGAACTTTGAGCGAAGCAGCCCAGCGAGCCGGTCGGTTGCGGAAGCTTTTGGAGCAAAGGCAGGTTCATGGGGACGTGCTGGCATTCTGTCGGGAAGAACTCTTAAAAGATAATTACTTTCATGCGGTTTTTGAAGCGACCAAGAGTGTTGCAGATAAGATTCGGACCAAGAGCGGACTGTTGTCAGACGGCGCAGAATTGGTGGATCAAGCATTCTCCTTAAAGAATCCAGTATTGGCGATTAATAGCCTGCGCATCGAAACCGAACAATCCGAGCACAAAGGTTTCGCAAATCTACTGAAAGGTGTGTTTGGCACGTTTCGGAATGTGACTGCCCACGCACCCAAGATTCACTGGACGATTGAGGAGCAAGATGCATTGGACCTACTCACGATGGTTTCATATCTGCATCGTCGACTGGACCGTTCAGCCAAGGTGATCAAGTCGTGA
- a CDS encoding tyrosine-type recombinase/integrase: protein MKLVNKKGIFHAQFKTTQGTTKTITTRCTNRADAERVVKESGLKDLELAARAGRLTQEAIGYLISGRKLTLQKALEDYQEWMETRGKSPRTIMNNVHYIRSWITAAQVEALPPAAITEKHISDWINNRESQTKANSRTIMLAAIRSFFFFIAGKGWTPNDPSKLVSVNYKILSHVQKETTVKRVFTAAEYDGLVKATDGFWRFAIQASRELGLRLGDICQLEWDCFRQPGYITVWTDKRDKRVSLKMSDGLAQAATLQPVAHARYVFPEERDIINDPTRRAYLSVSFTRICARLGLKGKSFHCLRHTFATESNAEGRSLTQIASDMGHSSTRTTEGYVHKI, encoded by the coding sequence ATGAAACTAGTAAACAAAAAGGGCATATTCCATGCCCAGTTCAAAACCACCCAAGGCACAACCAAGACCATTACCACCCGTTGCACCAACCGCGCCGATGCCGAGCGTGTCGTCAAGGAAAGCGGATTAAAAGACCTGGAATTGGCTGCCAGGGCCGGACGCCTGACGCAGGAGGCCATCGGGTATCTGATCAGTGGCAGGAAGCTCACGCTCCAGAAAGCCCTGGAGGACTACCAGGAATGGATGGAGACGCGGGGCAAGTCACCTCGGACGATCATGAACAATGTGCACTACATCCGCTCCTGGATCACTGCGGCTCAGGTTGAAGCTCTCCCACCAGCGGCGATCACGGAGAAACACATCTCGGACTGGATTAATAACCGGGAGTCGCAGACCAAAGCCAATAGCCGTACCATCATGCTGGCTGCAATCCGTTCCTTCTTCTTCTTCATTGCAGGCAAAGGCTGGACTCCGAATGACCCGTCCAAGCTGGTGAGTGTGAATTACAAGATTCTGAGCCATGTTCAGAAGGAAACCACGGTTAAGCGCGTCTTCACGGCAGCGGAGTATGATGGGCTGGTTAAAGCCACCGACGGCTTCTGGAGGTTCGCCATCCAAGCCAGCCGGGAGCTGGGTTTGCGCCTGGGTGATATTTGCCAGTTGGAATGGGATTGTTTCAGGCAACCGGGGTATATCACTGTTTGGACGGACAAGCGGGATAAACGGGTGTCGCTAAAGATGAGTGATGGTCTGGCACAGGCGGCTACGCTCCAGCCGGTTGCTCATGCCAGATATGTCTTCCCTGAAGAGCGAGACATCATCAATGATCCGACGCGAAGAGCTTATCTCTCGGTCAGCTTCACACGTATCTGTGCTCGGCTGGGCCTCAAAGGCAAGTCCTTCCATTGCCTGCGGCATACCTTTGCTACTGAGTCAAATGCGGAAGGCAGATCATTGACACAGATCGCCAGTGACATGGGCCACAGCAGCACGAGAACGACTGAGGGTTATGTCCACAAAATCTGA